The Faecalibacterium prausnitzii genome includes a window with the following:
- the tig gene encoding trigger factor — translation MKLVSVETPEKSVCKMTFSATAEELETASNAVYERTRASYTIKGFAKGEADRAQIEADRGEHTFWYDAINDLMDRDVPALYDAAMQEHGFHAVDEPSYDLVSVKKDEGFVATATTALQPELKLAQTTGFQSECVTPAVTDKEIDAVLERRRAAAAELVPHKGPAVKGNIVHIDYEGLLDGKAFAGGTAQNQTLQLGSGRMIPGFEDGILGHKGGEEFEINVTFPARYHAKDLAGKPVVFKIKLLDVCVRQLPALNSDFAKKIGKVDTMEAFREQVRKQLYDGKHASALNRAKDQILTQLAAAAEGELPSVLVESTYQHEMENIQQQLQMQRMSLDRYLSQIHQTRETFTANVHAAAEKNTRARMALLQVAQNENLVPTDEEINKNLQERADRTKKTLEEVKTGMNIPMIQRNEAIRRAADWVIEHSTIEEKDA, via the coding sequence ATGAAACTGGTAAGCGTGGAAACTCCCGAAAAGAGTGTCTGCAAAATGACTTTCAGCGCGACCGCTGAGGAGCTGGAGACCGCATCCAATGCGGTGTATGAGCGCACCCGCGCTTCCTACACCATCAAGGGCTTTGCCAAGGGCGAGGCCGACCGTGCGCAGATCGAAGCTGACCGCGGCGAGCACACCTTCTGGTATGACGCCATCAACGATCTGATGGACCGGGACGTTCCCGCCCTGTACGATGCTGCGATGCAGGAGCACGGCTTCCACGCCGTGGATGAGCCCAGCTACGATCTGGTCAGCGTCAAGAAGGACGAGGGCTTTGTGGCCACCGCCACCACCGCCCTGCAGCCGGAACTGAAGCTGGCCCAGACCACCGGCTTCCAGTCCGAGTGCGTCACCCCGGCTGTCACCGACAAGGAGATCGACGCCGTGCTGGAGCGCCGCCGTGCCGCGGCGGCGGAGCTGGTGCCCCACAAAGGCCCGGCCGTCAAGGGCAACATCGTGCACATCGACTACGAGGGTCTGCTGGACGGCAAGGCCTTTGCAGGCGGCACCGCCCAGAACCAGACCTTGCAGCTGGGCAGCGGCCGGATGATCCCCGGCTTTGAGGACGGCATCCTGGGCCACAAGGGCGGCGAGGAGTTTGAGATCAACGTCACCTTCCCGGCACGCTATCACGCCAAGGATCTGGCAGGCAAGCCGGTCGTCTTCAAGATCAAGCTGCTCGACGTCTGCGTCCGCCAGCTGCCTGCCCTGAACAGCGATTTCGCCAAGAAGATCGGCAAGGTGGACACCATGGAAGCCTTCCGGGAACAGGTCCGCAAGCAGCTGTACGACGGCAAACACGCCAGTGCCCTGAACCGTGCCAAGGACCAGATCCTGACCCAGCTGGCTGCCGCCGCTGAGGGTGAGCTGCCCAGTGTTCTGGTGGAGAGCACCTACCAGCACGAGATGGAGAACATCCAGCAGCAGCTCCAGATGCAGCGGATGAGCCTGGACCGCTACCTGAGCCAGATCCACCAGACCCGCGAGACCTTCACGGCCAACGTGCACGCTGCCGCCGAGAAGAACACCCGCGCCCGGATGGCCCTGCTGCAGGTCGCCCAGAACGAGAACCTCGTCCCCACCGATGAGGAGATCAACAAGAACCTGCAGGAGCGTGCAGACCGCACCAAGAAGACCCTCGAAGAGGTCAAGACCGGTATGAACATCCCGATGATTCAGCGCAATGAGGCCATCCGCCGCGCTGCCGACTGGGTCATTGAGCACTCCACCATTGAGGAAAAAGACGCCTGA